The genomic stretch CAAGGCCCGCGAGTCCCCCCGCCTCGGGGAGATCGATCTCGTCGGCCTCGTCACCTGCCCCGCGCCGTACGCGTGGAGCGCGCCGCGGGACGAACGATGGGCGGCGCCGTTCGGGATGGGCGACACCTCGAACCGACTGCGCTGCGTCGCGTACGACTTCGGCGCCAAACGGAACATCTTCCGGCTGCTGCACGAGTCCGGCTTCGACGTGACCGTGGTCCCGGCGACGACCTCCGCGGCGGACGCGCTGGCGCTCGCGCCCGACGCGGTGTTCCTGTCGAACGGGCCGGGGGACCCCGCGGCCGCGACGACGGCGATCGAGGCGGTGCGCGGTCTCGTGGGGAAGGTCCCGATGTTCGGAATCTGCCTCGGCCACCAGATCGCGGCCCTCGCCGTCGGGGCGACGACCTTCAAGCTGAAGTTCGGGCATCGCGGCGCCAACCACCCGGTGAAGGACCTTCGCACCGGAAAGGTCGCGGTGACCTCGCAGAACCACGGGTACGCCGTGGCCCCCGAGACGCTGCCGAAGTCGATCGAGGTCACCCACCTCAATCTCAACGACGGCACCTGCGAGGGATTCCTCGATCGCGACGCGAGGCTCCTGGCGGTGCAGTACCACCCGGAGTCGTCCCCGGGTCCCCACGACTCGCTCTCGCTCTTCCGGGAGTTCCGGGCGATGGCCGCCACGGAGGAGGTGCGATGACCGACTGGAAGTCCTCGCTGCGCTCGGACCCGACGCCGTGGCTGCTCGAGACCGCGTGCGCGCCGATCCGCTACCGCGTCCTCACCGAGCTCCTCGACCGGCCGAAGGACCACCCCGACGTCCTGAAGGTGCGCCAGGAGATTCTCGCCTACGCTCCGGCGACCAAGCTCCAGCGCACGCAGCGCAAGGACGGGACCTGGGGCGGCCGCATCGCGGCGGGGGATCCCAAGAAGGCGGAGGCCTCCCTCGAGAACGCGCTGAGCCAGCTCTACGAGATGGGCTGGACGCGCGACACGAAGCCGGTGAAGGCGGCGGCCGCGGTCCTCCGCTCCTACCTGACCCAGAAGCGCGACCTGAAGTTCTTCGAGTTCCAGAAGGTGGTCAAGGCGGACGAGCGCCGCGAGCGCTACTACCGCGTCCACCTGCGGATCCTCGCGCTGGGCCTGCTCCTGCGCGGCGGCTACCAGGACGACAAGAGCCGGCAGCTGGTCCTCGAGCTGCTCGAGTCGGTCGCGGGGTTCGTGGACGATCCCGTCTCGCGCAACCCGACGGAGGAGATCGGCGCGAGCCACCCGCTCATCCGCGCCTCGGCGTGGAAACGCGACTACCCCTACGTGCCCGACCAGCACATCTGGACCGTCTTCGCGCAGTCGCCCTGGCTTCTCGACGGCGAGCTCGCGAAGGTCCGCCTCAAGAAGGTCTCCGACTACGTGATGGCGGACACCTACCAGCGCCTCGCCCCGGACGTCGGTCTCGTGCGCACGGCGAAGGGGGCGTTCGTGAAGGGCGGGGGAATCCGCATCCGCCCGGTGGACTGGTACCCCAAGCACGGCCACCTCGACGAGCTCCTCTACAACATGGAGATCTACGCGAGGCTGGGGCTTCTCAACCGCTACCCCTCGATGATGGGCCACCTGGAGTGGCTGCACGCGCAGCAGACCAAGGAAGGGCGCTGGAACGTTCCCGCGAAGGCGATGAACGAGTCGAGCCGCTGGACCGCGCTGATGCGCCTCGAGAAGGACTGGCGCAGCCCGGCGAGGAAGGAGGCCGATCTCACCTTCCGGATCCTGCTGATCCTGAAGTACCAGTGGGAGCGGCAGATCCGGATGCTCGATCGGCGCGAGGACGCGTACCCGATCTGAGCGGTCAGGCCTGTCCCTTCACCTTCGCGAACAACATCCGCCCCGACGCGGTCTGCGTCGCACCGGTGATCGCCACCTCGACCTCGGAGCCGACGCGGTCCGCCGCGTCGACGACGACGATCATGGTGCCGTCGTCGAGGTAGCCGACCCCCTGTCCGGGCTCCTTGCCTTCGCGCACGATCAGGAGCGACAGCGTCTCGCCGGGCGCCGCGGCCCCGCGCATCGACTGCGCGATCTCGTGCACGTTGACCACGCGCGCGCCGTGGAGCGACGCGACCTTCACGAGGTTGAAGTCGGTCGTCACGAGCGCGGCTCCGGTGCGGCCGGCGGCGGCGATCAGTCGGTCGTCCACCGGGGTCGTGTCGGCGGGGTCGGACTCCAGGATGCGCAGCGCCAGGCCGGGGATCGCGCGCAGGCGCTCGAGCGCTTCCAGTCCGCGTCGTCCGCGGGCGCGCCGTGCGGGATCCTCGGAGTCGGCGACCTGCTGCAGCTCGCGCAGCACGAACGAAGGGACGATCCAGGGACCCGGCGCGATCCCGGACTTCGCGAGGTCCACGATGCGACCGTCGATGATCGCGGAGGTGTCGAGGAGGAGCGACCCTTCCTCGCGCTCGGGGGGCTGGACGACGGAGGCCGCCGCCGGAGCCAAGGAGCGCGATCGCGCCCACGCGGCGCCGCACGCCGCGCCCACCCAGATCGCGATCGCATACGCGAACGGGCGCGCAGGGGGCATCAGCGGAATCGCGCGGAGCGTCATCGAGAAGGCGAGGCCGCCCACGATCGCTCCCATCGCACCCGCGCCGATCGCGCGGGGGTTGCCGCGGCGCACGATCCCTTCCCCGAGCACGGCGGTGAGCCCGACCAGGAGGCCGAAGAGCAGGTTCGGGAGCTCGCCGGTGAGCCGCGGGCCCAGGGGAGCGAGCGGACGGCTCGCCAGCGCCGCGACCGCGATCGCGAAGATGAGGACGCCGCGTACGATCCAGCCCTGCATCCGGCCTCCTTGACGCCTCAAGCCCCGCCGACGGCGTCGAGGGCTTCGAGGAGATGGCGGACCGGGAGCAGGTCCAGTCCCGCCGGGACGACCGCCGTGGCGGCGGAGTAGGGGACGACGGCGGAGGTGAACCCGAGCCGGGCCGCCTCCTTGAGCCGGGCCTCGACGCGCGAGACCGAGCGGATCTCGCCCGTGAGCCCGAGCTCGCCGAAGACGACGCGATGCCTGGAGATCGCGCGGCGCGTCAGGCTCGAGACCGCCGACAACGCGATCGCGAGATCGGCCGCGGGCTCCGCGACCTCGATGCCGCCGGGGACGTTCACGAAGACGTCGCGCGCGGCGACGTCGAGGCCGGCGCGCCTTCCGAGGACCGCGAGGATGAGCGCGAGCCGGCCGGCGTCGATCCCGAGGGCCGTGCGACGGGGATTCCCCTGCGCGGGCTCGCCGACGAGCGCCTGCACCTCGACGAGCAGCGCGCGCGACCCTTCGATCGCGGGGAGGACCGTCGAGCCCGGGGCCGCGTCGGGGCGCTCGGCGAGGAACACTTCGCTCGGGTTGTCGACGGCGCGCAGTCCTTCGTCGGTCATCGCGAAGACCCCCAGCTCGTCGGCGGGGCCGAAGCGGTTCTTCACGGCGCGAAGGATGCGGTGCGCGTGATGGCGGTCTCCCTCGAACTGCAGGATCGTGTCGACGACGTGCTCGAGGGTGCGGGGCCCGGCGATCGTGCCGTCCTTGGTGACGTGCCCGACGAGGACGACGGGGACCCCCTCCGCCTTCGCGAAGGTCACGAATCGGGAGGCCGCCTCGCGCACCTGGCCGACCGACCCCGCGACCGACGCCAGCTCCGCGCAGCGCACCGCCTGGATCGAATCGACGATCACCGCGC from Candidatus Polarisedimenticolaceae bacterium encodes the following:
- the carA gene encoding glutamine-hydrolyzing carbamoyl-phosphate synthase small subunit, yielding MEAILALEDGRVFRGRAFGALGERTGEVVFNTSMTGYQEILSDPSYRGQIVTMTCPEIGNVGTNVLDDESNVPQVEGFVVRELSEQASNWRATQSLHEHLRQQKIPGIAEVDTRAITRHLRTRGAMRGIVSTSERDVDTLVRKARESPRLGEIDLVGLVTCPAPYAWSAPRDERWAAPFGMGDTSNRLRCVAYDFGAKRNIFRLLHESGFDVTVVPATTSAADALALAPDAVFLSNGPGDPAAATTAIEAVRGLVGKVPMFGICLGHQIAALAVGATTFKLKFGHRGANHPVKDLRTGKVAVTSQNHGYAVAPETLPKSIEVTHLNLNDGTCEGFLDRDARLLAVQYHPESSPGPHDSLSLFREFRAMAATEEVR
- a CDS encoding TRAM domain-containing protein; translation: MQGWIVRGVLIFAIAVAALASRPLAPLGPRLTGELPNLLFGLLVGLTAVLGEGIVRRGNPRAIGAGAMGAIVGGLAFSMTLRAIPLMPPARPFAYAIAIWVGAACGAAWARSRSLAPAAASVVQPPEREEGSLLLDTSAIIDGRIVDLAKSGIAPGPWIVPSFVLRELQQVADSEDPARRARGRRGLEALERLRAIPGLALRILESDPADTTPVDDRLIAAAGRTGAALVTTDFNLVKVASLHGARVVNVHEIAQSMRGAAAPGETLSLLIVREGKEPGQGVGYLDDGTMIVVVDAADRVGSEVEVAITGATQTASGRMLFAKVKGQA
- the radA gene encoding DNA repair protein RadA; its protein translation is MALPRTAHVCQQCGYRAPKWLGRCPECEAWGSLVEETVGPASARTRAPALPATPWPDLPRAESDRTSTGIAEFDRVLGGGLVPGAVILLGGEPGIGKSTILLQVASRLAEDGREVVYVSAEESATQLRLRGERLGVRSSKLRVLAETDVDAAIAASRDARARAVIVDSIQAVRCAELASVAGSVGQVREAASRFVTFAKAEGVPVVLVGHVTKDGTIAGPRTLEHVVDTILQFEGDRHHAHRILRAVKNRFGPADELGVFAMTDEGLRAVDNPSEVFLAERPDAAPGSTVLPAIEGSRALLVEVQALVGEPAQGNPRRTALGIDAGRLALILAVLGRRAGLDVAARDVFVNVPGGIEVAEPAADLAIALSAVSSLTRRAISRHRVVFGELGLTGEIRSVSRVEARLKEAARLGFTSAVVPYSAATAVVPAGLDLLPVRHLLEALDAVGGA